A portion of the Lolium rigidum isolate FL_2022 chromosome 1, APGP_CSIRO_Lrig_0.1, whole genome shotgun sequence genome contains these proteins:
- the LOC124685055 gene encoding tRNA-specific adenosine deaminase TAD3-like isoform X2: MAWELIEVAGNLTSLQHSTVDVLAAKIEPHVANSLIRQLNQVCPLENLRHVKRVRRRIECGKPELSIILCLPFGPENCKNGFPDRVQKVVETYQLIPFIAKVASCPAMSKEDWEEQCKLWPTSYHPPHDIDGASGFKDEELPSIFDCMRTAIQLSEVGNAAIIVDPSSMQIISKAADQIHQHDASLKRNTRVRVESDGASSLSETTEDNDRKFLLSSSHVRSDLKMEVSCINLWGWTKHRSSEQKRLPSEGGFLWHPLRHAAIVAIENAAERDKMLFHTSTSSTTKLNLKGDMQACSDNPRVNWPKDKEQSAHQECWSDLCRRNMPYLCTGFDIYLVWEPCTMCAMSLVHQRFKRIFYAFPNPNAGALGSVYRLHREKSLNHHYLVFRIKMPEPYLNGRSDFSNKCCSDSASP; the protein is encoded by the exons GCAATTGAATCAGGTATGCCCATTGGAGAATCTGAGGCATGTTAAGCGGGTGCGTCGGCGTATTGAATGTG GAAAACCTGAGCTATCGATCATCTTATGCCTTCCCTTTGGGCCTGAAAATTGTAAAAATGGGTTTCCCGATCGTGTACAGAAGGTAGTAGAGACTTATCAGTTGATACCTTTTATTGCCAAA GTTGCCAGTTGTCCTGCTATGTCGAAAGAGGACTGGGAGGAACAGTGCAAACTTTGGCCAACTTCTTATCATCCCCCGCATGA CATCGATGGTGCATCTGGGTTTAAAGATGAGGAATTGCCATCAATATTTGATTGCATGAGGACTGCTATCCAATTATCAGAG GTGGGCAACGCGGCCATTATTGTTGATCCATCAAGTATGCAAATTATTTCGAAGGCTGCAGATCAAATACACCAGCATGATGCTTCTCTAAAAAGGAATACACGTGTCAGAGTGGAATCAGATGGTGCCTCCTCCTTATCTGAAACAACTGAGGATAATGATAGGAAGTTTTTGCTGTCAAGCTCACATGTTCGCAGTGACTTGAAGATGGAGGTCTCCTGTATAAACTTGTGGGGATGGACGAAACACAGGTCTTCGGAGCAGAAGAGATTGCCTTCTGAAGGTGGTTTTCTGTGGCATCCTCTGAGACATGCTGCCATAGTTGCTATTGAAAATGCTGCCGAGAGGGATAAAATGTTATTCCATACTTCAACTTCGTCAACAACCAAACTAAATTTAAAAGGCGATATGCAGGCTTGTTCTGATAATCCACGAGTAAACTGGCCAAAG GATAAAGAACAATCTGCTCATCAAGAATGCTGGAGTGACTTGTGTAGAAGAAACATGCCCTATCTTTGCACAGGATTTGACATCTACCTTGTTTGGGAACCATGCACGAT GTGTGCTATGTCACTTGTACATCAAAGATTCAAGCGCATCTTCTATGCTTTCCCTAATCCAAATGCTGGAGCGCTGGGCAGCGTCTACAGATTGCATAGGGAGAAGAGTTTAAATCACCATTACTTGGTTTTTAGGATAAAAATGCCCGAGCCATATTTGAATGGTAGGAGTGATTTCTCTAACAAATGCTGCTCAGATTCTGCATCACCTTAG
- the LOC124685055 gene encoding tRNA-specific adenosine deaminase TAD3-like isoform X3, which produces MLVAMAWELIEVAGNLTSLQHSTVDVLAAKIEPHVANSLIRQLNQVCPLENLRHVKRVRRRIECGKPELSIILCLPFGPENCKNGFPDRVQKVVETYQLIPFIAKVASCPAMSKEDWEEQCKLWPTSYHPPHDIDGASGFKDEELPSIFDCMRTAIQLSEVGNAAIIVDPSSMQIISKAADQIHQHDASLKRNTRVRVESDGASSLSETTEDNDRKFLLSSSHVRSDLKMEVSCINLWGWTKHRSSEQKRLPSEGGFLWHPLRHAAIVAIENAAERDKMLFHTSTSSTTKLNLKGDMQDKEQSAHQECWSDLCRRNMPYLCTGFDIYLVWEPCTMCAMSLVHQRFKRIFYAFPNPNAGALGSVYRLHREKSLNHHYLVFRIKMPEPYLNGRSDFSNKCCSDSASP; this is translated from the exons GCAATTGAATCAGGTATGCCCATTGGAGAATCTGAGGCATGTTAAGCGGGTGCGTCGGCGTATTGAATGTG GAAAACCTGAGCTATCGATCATCTTATGCCTTCCCTTTGGGCCTGAAAATTGTAAAAATGGGTTTCCCGATCGTGTACAGAAGGTAGTAGAGACTTATCAGTTGATACCTTTTATTGCCAAA GTTGCCAGTTGTCCTGCTATGTCGAAAGAGGACTGGGAGGAACAGTGCAAACTTTGGCCAACTTCTTATCATCCCCCGCATGA CATCGATGGTGCATCTGGGTTTAAAGATGAGGAATTGCCATCAATATTTGATTGCATGAGGACTGCTATCCAATTATCAGAG GTGGGCAACGCGGCCATTATTGTTGATCCATCAAGTATGCAAATTATTTCGAAGGCTGCAGATCAAATACACCAGCATGATGCTTCTCTAAAAAGGAATACACGTGTCAGAGTGGAATCAGATGGTGCCTCCTCCTTATCTGAAACAACTGAGGATAATGATAGGAAGTTTTTGCTGTCAAGCTCACATGTTCGCAGTGACTTGAAGATGGAGGTCTCCTGTATAAACTTGTGGGGATGGACGAAACACAGGTCTTCGGAGCAGAAGAGATTGCCTTCTGAAGGTGGTTTTCTGTGGCATCCTCTGAGACATGCTGCCATAGTTGCTATTGAAAATGCTGCCGAGAGGGATAAAATGTTATTCCATACTTCAACTTCGTCAACAACCAAACTAAATTTAAAAGGCGATATGCAG GATAAAGAACAATCTGCTCATCAAGAATGCTGGAGTGACTTGTGTAGAAGAAACATGCCCTATCTTTGCACAGGATTTGACATCTACCTTGTTTGGGAACCATGCACGAT GTGTGCTATGTCACTTGTACATCAAAGATTCAAGCGCATCTTCTATGCTTTCCCTAATCCAAATGCTGGAGCGCTGGGCAGCGTCTACAGATTGCATAGGGAGAAGAGTTTAAATCACCATTACTTGGTTTTTAGGATAAAAATGCCCGAGCCATATTTGAATGGTAGGAGTGATTTCTCTAACAAATGCTGCTCAGATTCTGCATCACCTTAG
- the LOC124685055 gene encoding tRNA-specific adenosine deaminase TAD3-like isoform X1: MLVAMAWELIEVAGNLTSLQHSTVDVLAAKIEPHVANSLIRQLNQVCPLENLRHVKRVRRRIECGKPELSIILCLPFGPENCKNGFPDRVQKVVETYQLIPFIAKVASCPAMSKEDWEEQCKLWPTSYHPPHDIDGASGFKDEELPSIFDCMRTAIQLSEVGNAAIIVDPSSMQIISKAADQIHQHDASLKRNTRVRVESDGASSLSETTEDNDRKFLLSSSHVRSDLKMEVSCINLWGWTKHRSSEQKRLPSEGGFLWHPLRHAAIVAIENAAERDKMLFHTSTSSTTKLNLKGDMQACSDNPRVNWPKDKEQSAHQECWSDLCRRNMPYLCTGFDIYLVWEPCTMCAMSLVHQRFKRIFYAFPNPNAGALGSVYRLHREKSLNHHYLVFRIKMPEPYLNGRSDFSNKCCSDSASP; this comes from the exons GCAATTGAATCAGGTATGCCCATTGGAGAATCTGAGGCATGTTAAGCGGGTGCGTCGGCGTATTGAATGTG GAAAACCTGAGCTATCGATCATCTTATGCCTTCCCTTTGGGCCTGAAAATTGTAAAAATGGGTTTCCCGATCGTGTACAGAAGGTAGTAGAGACTTATCAGTTGATACCTTTTATTGCCAAA GTTGCCAGTTGTCCTGCTATGTCGAAAGAGGACTGGGAGGAACAGTGCAAACTTTGGCCAACTTCTTATCATCCCCCGCATGA CATCGATGGTGCATCTGGGTTTAAAGATGAGGAATTGCCATCAATATTTGATTGCATGAGGACTGCTATCCAATTATCAGAG GTGGGCAACGCGGCCATTATTGTTGATCCATCAAGTATGCAAATTATTTCGAAGGCTGCAGATCAAATACACCAGCATGATGCTTCTCTAAAAAGGAATACACGTGTCAGAGTGGAATCAGATGGTGCCTCCTCCTTATCTGAAACAACTGAGGATAATGATAGGAAGTTTTTGCTGTCAAGCTCACATGTTCGCAGTGACTTGAAGATGGAGGTCTCCTGTATAAACTTGTGGGGATGGACGAAACACAGGTCTTCGGAGCAGAAGAGATTGCCTTCTGAAGGTGGTTTTCTGTGGCATCCTCTGAGACATGCTGCCATAGTTGCTATTGAAAATGCTGCCGAGAGGGATAAAATGTTATTCCATACTTCAACTTCGTCAACAACCAAACTAAATTTAAAAGGCGATATGCAGGCTTGTTCTGATAATCCACGAGTAAACTGGCCAAAG GATAAAGAACAATCTGCTCATCAAGAATGCTGGAGTGACTTGTGTAGAAGAAACATGCCCTATCTTTGCACAGGATTTGACATCTACCTTGTTTGGGAACCATGCACGAT GTGTGCTATGTCACTTGTACATCAAAGATTCAAGCGCATCTTCTATGCTTTCCCTAATCCAAATGCTGGAGCGCTGGGCAGCGTCTACAGATTGCATAGGGAGAAGAGTTTAAATCACCATTACTTGGTTTTTAGGATAAAAATGCCCGAGCCATATTTGAATGGTAGGAGTGATTTCTCTAACAAATGCTGCTCAGATTCTGCATCACCTTAG